One Olsenella sp. oral taxon 807 DNA segment encodes these proteins:
- a CDS encoding twin-arginine translocase TatA/TatE family subunit — translation MFGIGETELVIIVTFAFLLFGPDKLPGMGRTIGRVLRQFRDAQEGFTKVVQSEVLDPLNEAMGDAGAQNGTKRTAALEEDADRKSKSTGKSVPTKGGGKTFAERKAQAKTKDRKAVGTGGEQRGGVDASALYQNTKEKHPSSRKGSKESGGSAPMTVGDVGAPASVAVRPTTTVSTSKRLCLLMGTFGRPQAVSVPKRPSAASTLTSARLCLLTVAMPPHHLTTTPPSQLALASTRRRPQVASTCLTPPTSRRRRLLAAMAPARCLAVASPERLHPPTIPMSSTTGEGE, via the coding sequence GTGTTTGGCATCGGGGAGACGGAGCTGGTCATCATCGTCACCTTCGCGTTTTTGCTCTTTGGTCCGGACAAGCTTCCGGGTATGGGCAGGACGATCGGTCGTGTGCTCAGGCAGTTCCGTGACGCTCAGGAGGGCTTTACGAAGGTTGTTCAGAGTGAGGTCCTAGATCCCTTGAACGAGGCGATGGGCGATGCGGGTGCACAGAACGGTACCAAGCGTACCGCAGCCCTTGAGGAGGATGCGGACCGCAAGAGCAAGAGTACGGGCAAGAGCGTGCCCACAAAGGGTGGGGGCAAAACGTTTGCCGAGCGCAAGGCACAGGCAAAGACGAAGGACAGGAAGGCTGTCGGGACGGGGGGCGAGCAAAGGGGAGGCGTTGATGCTAGTGCGCTTTACCAGAATACGAAGGAGAAGCATCCCTCCTCACGGAAGGGGTCTAAGGAGTCTGGGGGCAGCGCGCCTATGACTGTCGGTGACGTCGGCGCGCCAGCGTCTGTCGCTGTCCGGCCGACCACGACGGTCTCGACCTCCAAGCGTCTGTGTCTGCTTATGGGGACGTTCGGGCGCCCGCAGGCAGTCTCTGTGCCCAAGCGCCCTTCGGCGGCGTCAACGCTCACGTCAGCGCGCCTTTGTCTGCTGACGGTTGCGATGCCACCGCACCATCTGACAACGACGCCGCCCAGTCAGCTGGCGCTAGCGTCCACGCGTCGTCGCCCGCAGGTGGCGTCCACGTGCCTGACGCCCCCAACGTCCAGGCGCCGGCGCCTGCTGGCGGCCATGGCGCCGGCCCGCTGTCTGGCGGTGGCTTCACCGGAGCGCCTGCACCCGCCAACAATCCCGATGTCGTCCACGACGGGTGAGGGAGAGTAA
- a CDS encoding ATP-binding protein, producing MCATAADCVASTVSPQALQVLDQQPRVRDYLAKAYGEGRISHAYLFVGAPGSGMHDAARALAQLIVCPHGGDASCDECIRVAHRTHPDVRYLKPESATGYLVSQVRELIDDAALAPVRAKGKLYILDDAGLLRDASANALLKTIEEPPRGVHFVLMARSAAAVLPTIVSRCQQLPFRVVSPGVAERAVELASGSCGGDARIALAVTGSPGRAAEFLASPDRQQARREVVRALDELARDDMWDVLISARRIVDAVRVPLDEYKLSQQASLKERADYLAPPAMRRIEAANKRELTARQRSGMMEALAVAESLLRDVLIRREGVDESLVNEDAADVVDRMAQASTSEAVIRALGCVSGAACDLAHNVTPQLVMETMLLSVKEALACPPSYR from the coding sequence ATGTGTGCAACAGCGGCTGATTGCGTGGCCTCGACCGTATCTCCGCAGGCACTTCAGGTCCTTGATCAGCAACCCCGCGTGAGGGATTATCTTGCCAAGGCGTATGGGGAGGGCAGGATCAGCCATGCCTACCTCTTCGTGGGAGCCCCCGGCTCTGGCATGCACGACGCTGCCCGTGCCTTGGCGCAGCTCATCGTCTGTCCCCACGGTGGTGATGCGAGCTGCGACGAGTGCATACGCGTGGCACACCGGACTCATCCCGACGTCCGCTACCTCAAGCCCGAGAGCGCCACCGGCTATCTCGTGTCGCAAGTGCGCGAGCTCATCGATGACGCGGCGCTTGCCCCCGTGCGCGCCAAGGGCAAGCTGTACATCTTAGACGACGCGGGGCTCTTGCGTGACGCCTCAGCAAATGCCCTGCTCAAGACCATAGAGGAGCCGCCTCGGGGAGTCCACTTCGTCCTCATGGCGCGCTCTGCGGCAGCCGTTCTGCCTACGATCGTCTCGCGTTGTCAGCAGCTGCCGTTTCGTGTCGTCTCGCCCGGCGTCGCCGAGAGGGCCGTCGAGCTCGCCTCGGGCTCCTGCGGAGGGGACGCCCGCATTGCGCTTGCGGTGACAGGCTCGCCGGGACGTGCGGCGGAGTTTCTGGCCTCCCCCGACAGGCAGCAGGCACGTCGAGAAGTCGTTCGCGCCCTCGATGAGCTTGCGCGTGACGACATGTGGGATGTCCTCATCTCCGCGCGTCGGATAGTCGATGCCGTGCGGGTTCCGCTTGACGAGTACAAGCTCTCCCAGCAGGCCTCGCTCAAGGAGCGCGCAGACTACCTTGCCCCACCGGCGATGAGGCGGATCGAGGCTGCCAACAAGCGCGAGCTCACGGCACGACAGCGTTCGGGTATGATGGAGGCGCTTGCTGTCGCAGAGTCGCTCCTGCGTGACGTGCTCATTCGTCGCGAGGGGGTGGATGAGTCCCTCGTGAACGAGGACGCGGCGGACGTCGTGGACCGCATGGCGCAGGCATCGACAAGCGAGGCCGTGATCAGGGCCCTTGGCTGCGTCTCTGGGGCGGCCTGCGACCTCGCCCACAACGTAACACCTCAGCTGGTCATGGAGACCATGCTCCTCTCTGTCAAGGAGGCTCTTGCATGCCCACCGTCATACCGGTGA
- the tmk gene encoding dTMP kinase — translation MSKRRGSFITFEGIDGSGKTTQARRVADLLGAAGLDVVLFRDPGGTVVGEQIRAILLDSTYATMSDACELLLYEASRAQLVSEAIRPALERASVVVCDRYFDSTYAYQHGGRGLDEDLVRRCNELGSCGVVPDLTLVLDLDVSTALMRTEGRDPDRLEAEGLHFQERIRESYLRLAKCEPARVRVVDGDAGEDEVFSHVVTQLVEACPQFCSALGEDARPSS, via the coding sequence ATGAGCAAGCGTCGTGGCAGCTTCATCACCTTCGAGGGCATCGATGGCTCCGGCAAGACGACGCAGGCCAGGCGGGTGGCTGACCTGCTTGGGGCGGCGGGTCTTGACGTCGTGCTGTTCCGTGACCCGGGAGGGACCGTCGTCGGCGAGCAGATACGCGCCATCCTCCTCGATTCCACTTATGCGACGATGTCCGATGCCTGCGAGCTTCTCCTCTATGAGGCATCTCGCGCCCAGCTCGTGAGCGAGGCCATACGTCCGGCCCTCGAGAGGGCCTCCGTCGTCGTCTGCGACCGCTACTTCGATTCGACCTATGCCTACCAGCATGGTGGGCGTGGCCTCGACGAGGATCTCGTGAGACGCTGCAACGAGCTTGGAAGCTGCGGTGTCGTTCCCGATCTGACGCTCGTGCTCGACCTTGACGTCTCGACCGCGCTCATGCGCACGGAAGGGCGCGACCCAGATCGTCTCGAGGCCGAGGGCCTGCACTTTCAGGAGCGTATTCGCGAGAGCTACCTCAGGCTTGCCAAATGTGAGCCTGCCCGCGTGCGCGTCGTGGATGGTGACGCGGGTGAGGACGAGGTGTTCTCGCACGTGGTGACTCAGCTCGTTGAGGCCTGTCCTCAGTTTTGTTCTGCTTTGGGCGAGGATGCGAGGCCATCCTCATGA
- a CDS encoding aminotransferase class I/II-fold pyridoxal phosphate-dependent enzyme, protein MSKTMRRNAYELMSDEELERAIATLERQVDDIRAERLSLDMARGKPSPAQTALSRPMLDLVNSTASLSDGDAIVDNYGTPEGLPSARALAAEILGVKAENVVVSGSSSLNLMHDLVAHAFTNGVAGAEPFYRQGDVIWLCPSPGYDRHFKITEDLGIKNVVVPMREDGPDMDLVQRLVEDDPKVKGIWCVPKYANPTGVTYSDEVVRRFAALRPAACDFRIYWDNAYAVHCFGEKDDVLLNVFDALAEADADNLVYEFGSTAKMTFPSSGIAFVAAGDEDIKRVRAAFAVERVSSEKFSQLAHPRFLKNLAGVKAHMAKHAKIVGPRFALVEQKLTDGLAQLGVAHWSHPHGGYFVSFEGQEGSAKRTVALMAELGVKLTSAGATYPYGKDPADSNIRIAPTYPSLDDLRKALDVFVVAVKLVSAQLARESRA, encoded by the coding sequence ATGTCAAAGACGATGAGGCGCAACGCGTATGAGCTGATGTCGGACGAGGAGCTGGAGCGCGCGATCGCAACGTTGGAGCGTCAGGTGGATGACATCCGCGCCGAGCGACTCTCGCTCGACATGGCCCGAGGCAAGCCCAGCCCCGCTCAGACCGCCCTCTCCAGACCCATGCTCGACCTCGTGAACTCTACGGCGTCGCTCAGCGACGGAGATGCGATAGTGGACAACTACGGTACACCGGAGGGCCTGCCTTCCGCTCGCGCCCTCGCGGCCGAGATCCTGGGCGTCAAGGCCGAGAACGTCGTGGTCTCTGGCTCCTCGAGCCTAAATCTCATGCATGATCTTGTGGCTCACGCATTCACGAACGGTGTCGCGGGCGCAGAGCCCTTCTACCGGCAGGGTGATGTCATATGGCTCTGCCCGTCTCCGGGCTATGATCGCCACTTCAAGATAACCGAGGACCTCGGCATCAAGAACGTCGTCGTCCCAATGCGCGAGGACGGCCCCGACATGGACCTGGTGCAGCGTCTCGTTGAGGACGATCCCAAGGTCAAGGGCATCTGGTGTGTTCCCAAGTATGCCAACCCCACGGGTGTCACCTACTCTGACGAGGTAGTTCGTCGCTTTGCTGCCCTAAGGCCGGCGGCTTGCGACTTTCGTATCTACTGGGACAACGCCTACGCCGTGCATTGCTTTGGCGAGAAGGACGACGTGCTCCTTAACGTCTTTGACGCTCTTGCGGAGGCGGATGCCGACAACCTGGTGTACGAGTTTGGCTCCACGGCCAAGATGACCTTCCCGAGTTCGGGCATCGCGTTTGTCGCGGCGGGCGACGAGGACATCAAGAGGGTCCGCGCCGCATTCGCCGTCGAGCGTGTGAGCTCCGAGAAGTTCTCTCAGCTCGCTCACCCGCGCTTTCTCAAGAATCTCGCGGGCGTCAAGGCTCACATGGCCAAGCATGCCAAGATCGTGGGGCCGCGCTTCGCCCTCGTGGAGCAGAAGCTCACGGATGGCCTTGCACAGTTGGGCGTCGCGCACTGGTCACACCCGCATGGCGGCTACTTCGTCTCGTTCGAGGGGCAGGAGGGCTCGGCTAAGCGAACCGTCGCTCTGATGGCGGAGCTTGGCGTCAAGCTCACGTCGGCAGGCGCCACCTATCCGTATGGCAAGGATCCCGCCGACTCCAACATCCGCATCGCGCCGACCTACCCCTCCCTCGACGACCTCCGTAAGGCCCTTGACGTCTTTGTGGTCGCGGTCAAGCTCGTCTCGGCCCAGCTTGCCCGGGAGAGCCGCGCCTGA
- a CDS encoding DNA topoisomerase I: protein MKLVVTEKNDAAQQIARLLSSVGKPKAEKVYDTPIYRFTHDGEEWVTIGLRGHIMAPDFPRELRYSKAEGWFAVSEDGELLSAAVPDALAKPPYDSKRKPFLADGIDIKGWKVPSLPYLVWAPIEKLPAEKGIIRALKNLAKKADSIVIGTDFDREGELIGSDALRQMLEVAPDAPVSRARYSAFTKAEIDHAFANLVELDQDLADAGESRQYIDLIWGAVLTRYLTMARFGGFGNVRSAGRVQTPTLALVVEREREREAFVPEDYWVLSGMLAPKGVQDEEQRFRATHATARFKDKAAADAAYARVKDARTATVSDIERRRFTTRPPAPFNTTSLQAASSSVGLTPARTMRVAESLYMDGLISYPRVDNTVYPPSLDLRACVQSLTGVPQYAPYCRELLSAGKLVATRGKQETTDHPPIYPTAAADPDKLDAAAWKLYNLVARRFLATLSKASVSESTKLSLDVAGEPFNASGVVVVEEGFRAIYPFGQKKDKVLPALAVGDDCDVHSMELDAKQTEPPARYSQGRLIQEMEKRGLGTKSTRASIIQRLFDVKYLKGDPVEPSQLGMAVIKALTAYAPHVTSPDMTSELEADMTKVAEGTDSQEQVVMHSRALLSGMVDALIEHKDDLGEAIADAVTADAKVGSCPSCGKDLVMKRSAKTRGSFIGCMGWPDCDVTYPVPSNVKVEPIEGEAGVCPTCGAPRIKCKPFRSKAYELCVNPMCETNREPDVIVGECSKCKGEGRHGDLVAHKSEKTAKRFIRCTNYDECKVSYPLPQRGEIHATGETCPDCGAPIVEIVTARGPWRICVNMDCPSKEKKTASGRKAASGRTGTSGKKAAPSRKAASAKTGTSGRSSRATANRRKTGTGAHKPGTKRAAKRSGSAEDSKS from the coding sequence TTGAAGCTCGTTGTCACAGAGAAGAATGACGCCGCACAGCAGATCGCCCGGCTCCTCTCGAGCGTTGGCAAGCCCAAGGCCGAGAAGGTCTATGACACGCCCATCTACCGCTTCACGCACGATGGGGAAGAGTGGGTCACCATAGGGCTTCGTGGACACATCATGGCACCGGACTTCCCGCGCGAGCTGCGCTACAGCAAGGCCGAGGGCTGGTTTGCCGTGAGCGAGGATGGCGAGCTGCTCTCTGCCGCCGTACCCGACGCCTTGGCAAAGCCCCCCTATGACAGCAAACGCAAGCCCTTTCTCGCCGACGGCATCGACATCAAGGGCTGGAAGGTCCCAAGTCTTCCCTACCTGGTCTGGGCCCCCATCGAGAAGCTCCCCGCCGAGAAGGGCATCATCCGTGCCCTCAAGAACCTGGCCAAGAAGGCTGACTCCATCGTCATCGGCACGGACTTCGATCGTGAGGGCGAGCTCATCGGCTCGGACGCCCTGCGCCAGATGCTCGAGGTCGCGCCTGATGCCCCCGTCTCTCGTGCGCGCTACTCGGCCTTCACGAAGGCCGAGATAGACCATGCCTTTGCGAACCTCGTCGAGCTTGACCAGGATCTTGCCGATGCGGGAGAAAGCCGCCAGTACATTGACCTCATCTGGGGCGCCGTGCTCACGCGCTACCTCACGATGGCCCGCTTCGGCGGCTTTGGCAATGTCCGCTCGGCAGGTCGCGTGCAGACGCCCACGCTGGCCCTCGTCGTCGAGCGCGAGCGTGAGCGCGAGGCGTTCGTGCCCGAGGACTACTGGGTACTCTCGGGCATGCTGGCTCCCAAGGGTGTGCAGGACGAGGAGCAGCGCTTCAGGGCCACGCACGCGACGGCCCGCTTCAAGGACAAGGCAGCGGCAGACGCCGCGTACGCCCGCGTCAAGGACGCCCGCACGGCCACGGTCAGCGACATCGAGAGGAGGCGCTTCACGACCAGGCCTCCTGCGCCCTTCAACACGACCTCGCTCCAGGCTGCCTCTTCCTCTGTCGGCCTCACGCCGGCACGTACGATGCGCGTCGCCGAGTCCTTGTACATGGACGGCCTCATCTCGTACCCACGCGTGGACAACACGGTGTATCCTCCCTCACTCGACCTGCGCGCCTGCGTGCAGAGCCTTACAGGCGTGCCGCAGTACGCCCCCTACTGCAGGGAGCTCCTGTCCGCAGGCAAGCTCGTTGCCACGCGCGGCAAGCAGGAGACGACCGACCATCCCCCCATCTATCCCACGGCTGCGGCCGACCCCGACAAGCTCGACGCGGCCGCGTGGAAGCTTTACAACCTGGTCGCCCGCCGCTTTCTTGCGACGCTCTCGAAGGCGTCGGTGAGCGAGTCCACGAAGCTCTCCCTCGACGTGGCCGGCGAGCCCTTCAACGCATCAGGCGTCGTTGTCGTGGAGGAGGGCTTCAGGGCCATCTATCCCTTTGGCCAGAAGAAGGACAAGGTCCTGCCAGCGCTCGCTGTGGGGGATGACTGTGACGTCCACTCGATGGAGCTCGACGCCAAGCAGACCGAACCGCCCGCCCGCTACAGCCAGGGGCGACTCATCCAAGAGATGGAGAAGCGCGGCCTCGGGACCAAGTCGACCCGTGCCTCCATCATCCAGCGCCTCTTTGACGTCAAGTACCTCAAGGGCGACCCCGTGGAGCCAAGCCAGCTCGGCATGGCCGTCATCAAGGCGCTCACCGCCTACGCGCCGCACGTCACGAGCCCCGACATGACCTCGGAGCTCGAGGCTGACATGACCAAGGTTGCCGAGGGGACAGACAGCCAGGAGCAGGTCGTCATGCACTCTCGCGCGCTCCTCTCGGGCATGGTCGATGCCCTGATCGAGCACAAGGACGACCTAGGCGAGGCCATCGCCGATGCGGTCACGGCGGATGCCAAGGTGGGAAGCTGTCCTAGCTGTGGCAAGGACCTCGTGATGAAGCGCTCTGCCAAGACGCGCGGCAGCTTCATTGGCTGCATGGGCTGGCCCGACTGCGACGTCACCTACCCCGTGCCGTCCAACGTGAAGGTGGAGCCAATCGAGGGAGAGGCGGGTGTGTGCCCTACGTGTGGGGCGCCTCGCATCAAGTGCAAGCCGTTTCGCTCCAAGGCCTACGAGCTGTGCGTGAACCCCATGTGCGAGACCAACCGTGAGCCAGACGTGATCGTGGGGGAGTGCTCGAAGTGCAAGGGGGAGGGCCGTCATGGCGATCTTGTCGCCCACAAGAGTGAAAAAACGGCCAAGCGCTTCATTCGCTGCACCAACTACGACGAGTGCAAGGTGAGCTATCCTCTGCCACAGCGCGGTGAGATCCACGCCACGGGCGAGACCTGCCCCGACTGCGGGGCTCCCATCGTCGAGATCGTGACGGCCCGTGGCCCGTGGCGCATCTGCGTCAATATGGACTGTCCCAGCAAAGAGAAGAAGACCGCATCGGGCCGGAAGGCCGCGTCGGGGCGCACGGGTACGTCGGGCAAGAAGGCCGCGCCGAGCCGGAAGGCCGCGTCGGCTAAAACGGGCACATCAGGCCGCAGTTCTCGCGCTACCGCAAACAGGCGCAAGACGGGTACGGGCGCGCACAAACCTGGCACAAAGAGGGCAGCCAAGCGCTCCGGCTCTGCAGAGGACTCAAAGTCATGA
- a CDS encoding lipopolysaccharide assembly protein LapB produces MASRRNRRAGGAAKAKRTAGSEAADKRTDNSSDLSGNPNRKRLARAKVVKGGKDGKKRSVFKPTIVDRMGGKKRTKEIAVAVFAVIIGVSMMLPSLAYIFTGHGPSGQGSNSSQSSDSTNSSESAGDDGGSTDSGNTDSSNEGAKNDIASIDDRYQKPISSLEDKLASATDDTSKLPTLLGLGDDYLQWALAASRQASDDAGKAHVSELYGKAIDYYKQYLAINDSGAVKVKISQCQLYSGDTDAAVQTLEALTQASPDYGPAWVYLGVTYVQKGDNTKAINALKRAEAADPNDEYGAKTLAQKYEEYLASRSNPSGSTTGATGSGSSGGMSLVDRLNSGMKL; encoded by the coding sequence ATGGCTAGCAGGAGGAACAGGCGCGCGGGTGGAGCGGCCAAGGCCAAGCGGACTGCGGGTAGTGAGGCTGCCGACAAGAGGACGGACAACAGTTCCGATCTCTCGGGCAATCCTAATCGCAAGCGCCTTGCCAGGGCAAAGGTGGTCAAAGGTGGCAAAGACGGCAAGAAGCGATCTGTCTTCAAGCCGACCATCGTTGACAGGATGGGCGGTAAGAAGCGCACGAAAGAGATAGCCGTTGCCGTCTTCGCCGTCATCATCGGCGTCTCGATGATGCTGCCGTCTCTCGCATACATCTTTACCGGCCACGGCCCATCGGGTCAAGGCTCGAACTCCTCTCAGTCGAGCGACTCTACCAACTCGTCCGAGAGTGCCGGTGATGACGGAGGTTCGACGGACAGTGGCAACACTGACTCTTCGAACGAGGGGGCAAAAAACGACATAGCCAGCATTGATGACAGGTACCAAAAGCCCATCTCCTCGCTGGAGGACAAGCTCGCGAGCGCGACCGATGACACCAGCAAGCTTCCCACACTCCTGGGTTTGGGTGATGACTACCTGCAGTGGGCCCTCGCAGCAAGTAGGCAGGCTAGTGACGATGCCGGTAAGGCCCACGTCAGTGAGCTTTACGGTAAGGCCATCGACTACTACAAACAGTATCTTGCCATCAACGACTCGGGTGCGGTCAAGGTGAAAATCTCCCAATGTCAGCTCTACAGCGGCGATACCGATGCGGCCGTACAGACGCTTGAGGCGCTCACGCAGGCCTCGCCCGACTACGGTCCCGCCTGGGTGTATCTTGGTGTTACCTATGTCCAGAAGGGTGATAACACCAAGGCGATCAACGCCTTGAAGCGGGCGGAGGCGGCAGATCCCAATGACGAGTACGGGGCCAAGACGCTTGCGCAGAAATACGAGGAGTATCTCGCCTCACGATCGAATCCCTCGGGCTCGACGACGGGTGCCACAGGTTCGGGTTCTTCGGGAGGAATGTCTCTCGTGGACAGACTCAACTCGGGAATGAAGCTCTAG
- a CDS encoding BspA family leucine-rich repeat surface protein, translating into MESLDLSGLDTSRATDMKGMFQSCGSLRSLDLSGLDTSRVTDMEDMFSICLSISSLDLSPLDTSQVTNMKDMFSNCFSLRSLDLSPLDTSRVTDMWGMFQGCSSLRSLDLSPLDTSQVQYMGYMFSNCSSLSSLDLSPLKTSRVTDMGGMFWGCSSLSSLDLSPLDTSRVTDMSSPIGFGMFEDCSSLSSLDLSPLDTSQVTKMSGMFRGCSSLSSLDLSPLKTSQVTDMSGMFKGCSSLRSLDLSPLDTSQVTDMWGMFADCSSLRSLDLSPLKTSQVQSMGGMFDGCSSLRSLDLSPLDTSQVQHMGYMFADCSSLASLDLSPLKTLRVESMWYMFSGCSSLRSLDLSPLDTSQVKNMKDMFSGCASLRSLDLSSLKTSRVMDMSDMFDGCSSLRSLDLSRLDTSKVTRMDFMFSGCSSLASLDLSRLDTSKVTRMDFMFSGCSALASLDLSGWDTSEVTGMWGMFFGCSSLSSLAVGEGCGGVLSADRHTALPAGVGSRGWYSERDKRWLTLGELSSSRQGVADTYTAPEAWRSLVSPQAAQTSP; encoded by the coding sequence ATGGAGTCTCTTGACCTCTCGGGTCTCGACACCTCGCGGGCCACCGACATGAAAGGTATGTTCCAGAGCTGCGGGTCTCTCCGATCCCTGGACCTCTCGGGCCTCGACACCTCGCGGGTCACCGACATGGAGGATATGTTCTCCATCTGTTTGTCGATCTCCTCCCTCGACCTCTCGCCGCTCGACACCTCGCAGGTCACAAACATGAAAGACATGTTCTCCAACTGCTTTTCGCTTCGATCCCTCGACCTCTCACCGCTCGACACCTCGCGAGTCACCGACATGTGGGGCATGTTCCAGGGCTGTTCGTCGCTTCGATCCCTCGACCTCTCGCCGCTCGACACCTCGCAGGTCCAGTACATGGGGTACATGTTCTCCAACTGCTCGTCGCTCTCGTCCCTCGACCTCTCGCCGCTCAAAACCTCGCGAGTCACCGACATGGGAGGTATGTTCTGGGGCTGCTCGTCGCTCTCGTCCCTCGACCTCTCGCCGCTCGATACCTCGAGGGTTACGGACATGAGCAGCCCTATCGGGTTCGGCATGTTTGAGGACTGCTCGTCGCTCTCCTCCCTCGACCTCTCGCCGCTCGACACCTCGCAAGTCACAAAAATGAGTGGCATGTTCAGGGGCTGCTCGTCGCTCTCGTCCCTCGACCTCTCGCCACTCAAAACTTCGCAGGTCACGGATATGAGTGGCATGTTCAAGGGCTGCTCGTCGCTTCGATCCCTCGACCTCTCGCCGCTCGACACCTCGCAGGTCACGGACATGTGGGGCATGTTCGCCGACTGCTCGTCGCTTCGATCCCTCGACCTCTCGCCGCTCAAAACCTCGCAGGTCCAGTCTATGGGGGGCATGTTTGATGGCTGCTCGTCGCTTCGATCCCTCGACCTCTCGCCGCTCGACACCTCGCAGGTCCAGCATATGGGGTACATGTTCGCCGACTGCTCGTCGCTCGCGTCCTTGGACCTCTCGCCGCTCAAAACCTTGCGGGTCGAGAGCATGTGGTACATGTTCTCCGGCTGCTCATCGCTCCGATCCCTCGACCTCTCGCCGCTCGACACCTCGCAGGTCAAAAACATGAAAGACATGTTCTCCGGCTGCGCATCACTCCGATCCCTCGATCTCTCGTCGCTCAAAACCTCGCGGGTCATGGACATGAGTGACATGTTTGATGGCTGCTCGTCGCTCCGATCCCTCGACCTCTCCCGCCTTGACACCTCGAAGGTCACACGCATGGACTTCATGTTCTCCGGCTGCTCCTCGCTCGCGTCCCTCGACCTCTCCCGCCTTGACACCTCGAAGGTCACACGCATGGACTTCATGTTCTCCGGCTGCTCCGCGCTCGCGTCCCTCGACCTCTCGGGCTGGGACACCTCAGAGGTCACCGGCATGTGGGGGATGTTCTTTGGCTGCTCCTCGCTCTCCTCGCTGGCGGTCGGGGAGGGGTGCGGGGGCGTCCTCTCGGCCGACAGGCACACGGCGCTCCCCGCGGGCGTGGGCAGCAGGGGGTGGTACTCCGAGAGGGACAAGAGGTGGCTCACACTGGGCGAGCTCTCGTCCTCTCGCCAGGGGGTGGCCGACACCTACACGGCCCCCGAGGCCTGGAGGTCGCTGGTGTCGCCGCAGGCGGCCCAAACGTCGCCGTAG
- a CDS encoding STAS domain-containing protein: MSIAITTSEGVGATRVACAGEVDVSNASELRDALNQALEGAPQTLEVDLSAVSYIDSTGIGVLVGVAHHAKDESVVFKVLRPQRNVERIMGILGVDAELGVER; encoded by the coding sequence ATGAGCATTGCAATCACAACGAGCGAGGGCGTCGGCGCCACGCGTGTTGCCTGTGCTGGTGAGGTGGACGTGTCTAACGCCTCCGAGCTCAGGGATGCCCTCAATCAGGCGCTCGAAGGGGCGCCTCAGACCCTTGAGGTCGATCTGTCCGCGGTTTCCTACATCGACTCCACGGGCATCGGCGTCCTTGTGGGTGTCGCGCATCACGCGAAGGATGAGTCCGTCGTCTTCAAGGTACTGCGCCCGCAGAGGAACGTCGAGCGCATCATGGGCATCCTGGGCGTGGACGCAGAGCTTGGGGTTGAGCGGTAG